Below is a genomic region from Pseudarthrobacter sulfonivorans.
AGGAAAAGTACTCCATCGTGATGCCCGAGCTGGACCTCGGCGGCGGCTACGGCATTGCCTACACCCCGGTGGACACTCCCCGCCCCGCAGCCGAGATCGCGCAGGCGATGGCCGCCGTCGTGCGTTCCACCTGCGCCGAGCTCGGGATCACGTCACCCCGGATTTCCATCGAACCCGGACGCGCCATCGTAGGCAGCACCACCTTCACGTTGTACGAGGTGGGTACCCTGAAAACTGTCCGCGTCGACGCGCCGGGCGATTCAGAGGCCGAGGAGAACGTTACGCATCCGCGCCGGTATGTGTCAGTGGACGGCGGCATGAGTGATAACGCCCGCCCGGTGCTCTACGACGCGGATTATTCGGCGATTCTGGCCTCCCGCACGTCCGCCGCGTCCGCGCAGCTGTCCCGCGTAGTGGGCAAACATTGCGAGAGCGGCGACATAGTTGTTAGAGATGTATATCTGCCCGAGGACGTGGCAGCCGGTGATCTGCTTGCTGTACCGGGGACCGGCGCCTACTGCTGGGCCCTGTCAAGCAACTACAACTATCTGGCCCGGCCGGGCGTTGTCGCGGTGCGCGGCGGATCTGCCCGGCTGATTGTCCGCGGGGAAACCGAAGAAGATCTGCTTAACCGCGACATGGGAGTGCCGAATGACTGAATTGCGAACCCTGAAAGTGGCCCTGCTGGGCTGTGGCAACGTTGGGGCCCAGGTTGCGCGGATTCTCATTGAGGACGCCGACGCCCTTGCCGCCCGTACCGGGGCCCGCCTGCAGCTCAGCGGCATCGCGGTGCGCAACGTCAATGCCAAGCGGGATGTGGACCTGCCGCAGGACCTCTTCACCACCGACGCCGACACCCTGGTCAAGGACGCCGACCTGGTGATCGAGCTCATGGGCGGGATCGAGCCTGCCCGCACGCTGATCCTCTCCGCGCTGCGCAATGGCGCCTGTGTTGTCACCGGCAACAAGGCCCTGCTCGCCCAGGACGGCCCCACCCTCTACGAAGAGGCCGACAAAGCCGGCGTGCAGCTGTCCTACGAAGCCGCCGTAGCCGGTGCCATCCCCATCCTGCGCCTCATCCGGGACAGCCTGGCCGGAGACCGCATCACCCGCGTGCTGGGTATCGTCAACGGCACCACCAACTTCATCCTGGACCAGATGGACTCCACCGGCGCGCAGTTCGCTGACGCCCTCGCCGAGGCCCAGCGCCTTGGCTACGCCGAAGCTGACCCCACCGCCGACGTCGAAGGCCACGACGCCGCCTCCAAGGCCGCCATTCTCGCGTCGCTGTCCTTCCACACCCGCTTCGCCCTGGAGAACGTGCACTGTGAAGGCATCACGTCCGTCAGCGCGGCGGACATCGCCGCAGCCAAGGACGCCGGATTTGTCATCAAACTGCTGGCCATCGCCGAAAAGCTCACGGATGCCGACGGCGGCGAAGGCGTTTCCGTGCGCGTGCACCCCACGCTGCTGCCGCGGGAGCACCCGCTGGCCGCCGTTCGTGGCGCGTTCAATGCGGTCTTCATCGAGGCGGAAAACGCCGGCGAGCTGATGTTCTACGGCCAGGGTGCCGGCGGAACTCCGACGGCGTCCGCCGTGTTGGGTGACCTTGTCTCGGCCGCCCGCCGCATTGTGCTGGGCGGACCCGGACGCACGGAGACCACCACCGGCCACGTCCCGGCCCTGCCCATCGACTCAGCCATCACCAGCTACTACATCGGCCTGGACGTCGCTGACCAGCCCGGCGTGCTGGCCAGGATCGCCCAGCTCTTTGCGGAGCACGGCGTGTCCATCGAAATCATGCGGCAGACCATCCACCGGGACGCAGAGTCCAACGTGGAGTCTGCCGAATTGCGGATCGTTACCCACCGCGCATCAGAGGCTGCCCTCGCAGCCACCGTCGAGGCCGTCAAGGGCCTGGACGTCATCAATTCAGTGACATCCGTTCTGCGGGTAGAAGGAGTCTAAGTGGCTCACCAATGGCGCGGCGTTATCCGCGAATACGCTGACCGGCTGCCCGTAACGGAATCCACCAGGGTCATCACGCTGGGCGAAGGCGGCACTCCGCTGGTCCACGCGCAGAAGCTCTCCGAGCTCACCGGCTCCACGGTGTACCTGAAGGTCGAGGGGATGAACCCCACCGGGTCGTTCAAGGACCGCGGTATGACCATGGCCATGACGGCCGCCGTCGCGTCCGGTGCCAAGGCCGTGGTGTGCGCGTCAACCGGCAACACCTCAGCCTCCGCCGCGGCCTACGCCACCGCAGCGGGACTGAAATGCGCCGTGCTGGTCCCCGAAGGCAAGATCTCCATGGGCAAGCTGAGCCAGGCCATCGCGCACGGCGCCACGCTGCTCCAGGTGGACGGCAACTTCGATAACTGCCTGGACATTGCACGGAAGCTGGGGGAGTCCTATCCGGTGTTCCTGGTCAACTCCGTGAACCCGGCCCGCATCCAGGGCCAGAAGACGGGCGCGTTTGAGATTGTTGATTCGCTCGGCGATGCTCCGGACATCCATGTCCTGCCCGTAGGCAACGCCGGCAACATCACGGCGTACTGGAAGGGCTACAAGGAGTACTCGGCGCCGTTCGAATCCGAAACCGCCGGAACCCTGCCCGCCGTGTCCACCAAAACCCCCCAGATGTGGGGCTTCCAGGCCGCCGGCGCGGCACCGTTCGTGGCAGGGCACCCCATCACGGAACCGGACACCATCGCCACTGCCATCCGGATCGGCAACCCGGCATCCTGGGACGGTGCCATCGCGGCCCGTGACGAGTCCGGCGGATTCATCGACGCCGTGACTGACGAACAGATCCTGGATGCCCACCGCTGGCTGTCCGCCCGCGAAGGCGTTTTTGTGGAGCCCGGCTCCGCCGCCGGTGTGGCCGGACTGCTCAAGAAGCACGCCGCCGGTGAAGTTCCGACCGGCAAGACCATCGTCATCACCGTGACCGGCCACGGCCTCAAGGACCCCCAGTGGGCCCTCCGGACCGAGGACGGCAGTGAAGTGCAGCCGGTCAAGGTCTCGAACGACGTCGTGACAGTCGCAGCTGAACTGGGACTGGAAGAAAAGTAGCCTTGAAAACCACCTCGCCCACCGCCGTTGACCTGCCCGTCATCGAAGCAGGCCAGCGCGTCACCGTCAGGGTCCCGGCCACCAGCGCCAACCTCGGACCGGGTTACGACAGCCTGGGCCTCGCCCTGGCACTGCATGACACCCTGACGGTGGAAAGCCTCGAATCCGCTGAACTCGTTTTCGAGCTCAGCGGCGAGGGGGCGGACACGCTGCCGCAGGACGCCAGTCACCTGGTGGTCAGGGCGATGGAGGCTGCCTTTTCCCGGCTTGGTTACCGGCACGGCGGCCTCAGGATCACGGCGACGAACGTCAACCCCCATGGCCGGGGCCTGGGATCATCGGCGTCGGCAGTGGTGGCGGCCGTCTCGGCCGCCAATGCCATGGTGCCCGAAGCGGCGCGTCGCGGGCGGGACTGGATCCTGCAGTTGACCAGCGAGATGGAAGGCCATCCGGACAACGTCGCGCCCGCGATTTTCGGCGGACTGGCGCTGTCATGGCAGGACAGTGACCGGTACAGCAGCACGTGCGCTACCGTGGCCGGTTCCGTGATTCCCATCGTGGCCGTCCCCGATTTTGAATTGTCCACCGAGGCCGCGCGCGCTCTGCTGCCGGCGTCTGTGGGCCATCATGCGGCAGCCATGAACTCCGGCCGGGCGGCGCTGCTGATCCATGCGCTGACCCAGAAGCCCGAGTTCCTGCACGCCGGCACGGAGGATTACCTGCACCAGAGCTACCGGGCCGAGGCGATGCCGCCCAGCGCGTCTCTCATCAGGGCACTGCGCAACTCGGGCCACGCGGCAGTGGTTTCGGGTGCCGGACCGACGGTCCTGGTTCTCGCTGACGGCGAAGCCGAAGCCGCCGAGGTCCTTGGGTTTATTGAGTCCTTTACAGAGGCGAACACGCCGGGCATCGGCTGGCGCGTGCTGAAGCTGGCAGTAGACGTCGAAGGTGCTAAGGTGGACTTGCACCGGCGGTAATTCCGCCTATCTGATCGGCAGCTGCATTCAGTTGTTAGTGATCTCCTACTGCGCAATATTTTCCGGTGCCGCCTGCTTGGTCTGTCGCAGGAATCTGCAGCTGAATTGTCTGCCCCTGAATCGTCAGCCCAGCGCCCCGCCATTAATCGGTGCGTGAGGTGAATCAGTATCCGGCCCTGCTGGCCGAAATCCAACCGGCAAGACCGAAAATGCGGCTGCAGATCTGAACTGCAGCCCAGATCAAATCATCGCGTCCAGCTCCCAGTCTGGACGCCGTCGAGGGGGAAGGATCCTTCGTGACCGAAACCACTGAGCTGTCTTCAGCTGTGGAACCATCAACTTCTGCTGCCGGATCGTCAACGGCCGCACCCGCCAAGAGCAGTGGCCTCGCCGGCCTCAAGCTCGCCCAGCTGCAGGCACTTGCCAGCCAGCTGGGGATTTCCGGTGGATCCCGCATGCGTAAGGGGGATCTGGTGACCGCCATTTCCGCCCATCGCGCAGGCACGTCAGCCAGCAAGGCCCCGGCCAAGGCTGCCGAGAAGGCGACCGAAAACCACGTAGCCCCGGCAGCTGCCGCACCGGTGGCTGCCGCCAGCGAAACCTCGGAGGCCCCGGCCGCTGAGGGGACTCGTGCCCGTGGCCGTGGACGCAGCCGCCGCGCTGTCAGTGACGGAGTAGTTGCGGCCCCCGCCGCGGCAACGGCCACTGAAGCTCCGGCCGCCGCACCCGTTGAGGCTCCGGCGTCAGCGCCCGTTGAGGCCGGCGCAGCAGCTGAAGGCGAACGCCGCCAGCCGCGCACCCGGAACCGGCGCCGCGGCGATGCGGCCGCCACGTCAACGCAGGCAGAAGCCACTGAGGCTCCGGCCGAGCAGCCCGCCGCTGAACAGCGCCAGGCTGACCGCACCGAAACCCAGCGGGCTGAATCCCAGCGCACTGAAACCCAGGGTGCCGAATCCGGCGACGGCCAGCGTGCTGACCGCCGCGAGAGCGGCCGCACTCGTGGCGCCCGTGACACCACGGCACGTGACACGACGGCTCGTGAAACCACCGCCCGTGACACCACGGCACGTGACACGACCGCACGTGACACGACCGCGCGTGAAACTACTGCCCGCGAGACCACCGATGGTGGCCGCGACAACGCAGGCAGCCGTGACGCCGGTCAGCGTGACGGTGCCCGTCGCGATGACAGCCGCGACAATACCCGCGACAACGACGATTCCGACGGCGGCAGCCGCCGGAACCGCCGCAACCGCCGCGACCGGAACGACCGCAATGACCGGAGCGACCGCTCCGGTGGCGGCCAGGACAGCCGGGACAACTCGCGTAACGACCGCTTCCGCGACCGCAACGACCGCCGTCGGGGACGCACCCAGGGACCGGACGTCGACGACGTCGAGGTCACCGAGGACGACGTCCTGCTGCCCGTCGCCGGCATCCTGGACGTGCTGGAGAACTACGCGTTCATCCGCACCTCCGGTTACCTGCCGGGTCCGAACGACGTTTACGTCTCCCTGGCCCAGGTCAAGAAGTACAACCTGCGCAAGGGCGACGCCTGCGTGGGTGCCATCCGTGCACCGCGTGAAGGCGAAGACCGCAGCCAGCAGACTGCCCGCCAGAAGTTCAACGCCCTGGTCCGCGTCACCTCCGTCAACGGCAAGACGCCGGAAGAGCTCAAGGACCGCGTCGAATTCGCCAAGCTGGTTCCGCTGTACCCGTCCGAGCGCCTGCGCCTTGAGACGGATCCCAAGAAGATCGGCCCCCGCGTCATCGACCTGGTTGCCCCGATCGGCAAGGGCCAGCGCGGCCTGATCGTCTCCCCGCCGAAGGCCGGCAAGACGCTCATCCTGCAGTCCATCGCCAACGCCATCACCACCAACAATCCTGAGGTCCACCTCATGATGGTGCTTGTTGACGAACGCCCCGAAGAAGTGACGGACATGCAGCGCACCGTCAAGGGTGAGGTCATTGCCTCCACCTTCGACCGTCCCGCCGATGACCACACCACCGTGGCCGAGCTCTCCATCGAACGCGCCAAGCGCCTCGTGGAAATGGGTATGGACGTGGTGGTCCTCCTGGACTCCATGACCCGCCTGGGCCGCGCCTACAACCTGGCAGCACCGGCCTCCGGCCGTATCCTGTCCGGTGGTGTCGACTCTGCCGCGCTGTACCCGCCGAAGCGCTTCTTCGGTGCAGCCCGCAATATCGAAAACGGTGGCTCGCTGACCATCCTGGCAACCGCGCTCGTGGAGACCGGTTCCAAGATGGACGAGGTCATCTTCGAAGAGTTCAAGGGCACCGGCAACATGGAGCTCCGCCTGTCCCGCCAGCTGGCGGACAAGCGCATCTTCCCGGCCGTGGACGTCAACGCGTCCGGTACCCGCCGCGAAGAGAACCTGCTTTCCCCCGAGGAAGTCAAGATCATGTGGAAGCTGCGCCGCGTCCTTTCCGGACTCGAAACGCAGCAGAGCCTTGAGCTGCTGACCAACAAGATCCGGGAGACCCAGAGCAACGTCGAGTTCCTCATGCAGGTCCAGAAGACAACGCTTGGCGCGAAGTCGGATAACGACAAGTAGCTACGCTCACCGCTCAAAACATGCCGGCCTGATGGCCGGCATGTTTTGGGCGGTTCGTCGTTAAGTCCCGTGAAACTAGACTTGTAAGAGTCGAAAGAGGTTTTGAAATGTTTGAGTCCGTACAGGGCCTGCTTGATGAGCATGATGCTATCCAGGCGCAGCTTGGTGATCCTGCTGTCTATGCTGACCAGCGGCTGGCCCGGAAGCTGGGGCGGCGTTCTGCGCAGCTCAATGGCATCGTGGAGGCATACAACAAGTGGCATGCCCTGGAGGACGACCTCGCCGCTGCGAAGGAAATGGCCTCGGAGGACCCTGAGTTTGCTGCCGAGGTTCCCGTGCTGGAGGAAGCGCTGGAGCAGGCTTCGGCGAAGCTGCGCAGGCTCCTCATTCCGCGGGACCCCGACGACGCCCGCAACGTGATCCTCGAGGTCAAGGGCGGCGAAGGCGGCGACGAAGCCGCCCTCTTCGCCGGTGACCTCCTGCGGATGTACACCCGGTACGCGGAATCCCGCGGCTGGAAGACCGAACTCATCTCGGCCAACGAATCCGATCTCGGTGGCTACAAGGACGTCCAGATGGCCGTCAAAGGCAACTCGAACGATCCTGCCGAAGGCGTCTACGCACGGCTCAAGTTCGAAGGCGGCGTCCACCGCGTGCAGCGTGTGCCCGTCACCGAATCCCAGGGCCGCATCCACACCTCAGCCGCCGGCGTCCTGGTCCTCCCCGAAGTTGACGAGCCCGAAGAGCTGGACATCAACCAGAACGACCTCAAGATCGACGTCTACCGCTCGTCGGGTCCCGGTGGCCAGTCCGTGAACACCACGGACTCCGCTGTCCGTATCACGCACCTTCCCACCGGCATTGTGGTGGCCATGCAGAACGAGAAATCCCAGCTGCAGAACCGCGAAGCAGGCATGCGCGTGCTCCGCGCCCGCATCCTGGCGCACCAGCAGGAAATCATCGACGCCGAGAACTCGGCCCAGCGTAAATCCCAGATCCGCACCATGGACCGTTCGGAGCGCATCCGCACGTACAACTACCCGGAAAACCGGATCGCGGACCACCGCACCGGCTACAAGGCCTACAACCTGGACCAGGTCATGAACGGGGACCTGGAACCGGTCATCCAGTCCGCCATCGAGATGGACGAACAGGCACGCCTGGACGCCATCGGCGACTAGCCGCCGGCACCCATGACACTCGGGTCTGGGCAGTCCCTCGCGGCTGCCGTCAGCGAGGCCACGGTGATCCTCCGGGACGCCGGGGTCCCCAGCCCCCGCGTCGACGCGGAACTCCTGGCGGACCACCTACTCGGTGTGGGGCTCGGCAGGCTCCGGGCGATGATGCTGGGGGACACTCCGGCACCTGCTGGCTATGCCGAACTTGTCGCTGAACGGGCCCAACGGATCCCGCTGCAGCACATCACCGGAGTGGCGCACTTCAGGTACCTGGAGCTCGCCGTCGGGCCCGGGGTCTTTATCCCCCGGCCGGAAACAGAGTCCGTTGTGCAGCTGGTCATCGACCACGTCAAGGGGATGGCACACCCGCGGATTGTGGACCTGGGCACGGGCTCGGGCGCGATCGCCGGCTCCATCGCCCACGAGGTGCCCGGCGCCGAAGTCCACGCCGTGGAATACAGTCCGTTCGCGCACGCGTGGGCGGCCCGGAACCTGGCGCCCCTGGGCGTCAAGCTGGTGCTGGGGGACCTCCGTGACGCGCTGCCGGAACTTAACGGAACCTTCGACGTCGTAATCTCCAACCCGCCCTACATTCCCGCCGAAGCCATCCCGAATGAACCCGAAGTTGCCCTGCACGACCCTCCCGAAGCCCTGTACGGCGGGGGAGCGGACGGCATGGAACTTCCGACGGCGGCGGCCGCCTCGGCTGCCCGGCTGCTGGTTCCCGGCGGCTACTTCGTGATGGAACACGCGGAAGTCCAGGCCGGCTGGATCGCCGGAATGATGCAGCGGACGGGTGCCTGGCGGGAGATCACCACACACCTGGACCTCAACGGCAAGGAACGCGCCACCAGCGCCGTCCTTGCCGGTCCGCACCACGAGTGATGAAAGAATAGGCCAGTGACCACAACCTACAACTGCACGTCAGAGGACCAGCGCGCCCTTGGACTGGAGCATGCCCAGCGTGCCATCAGCGAAAAGAAGTGCGTGGTGTTCCCCACGGACACGGTCTATGGAATTGCCGCCGACGCCTTTTCTCCGCAGGCCGTCACCATGCTGTTGGCGTCCAAAGGGCGCAGCCGCACCATGCCGCCGCCGGTACTGATTCCCCGGATCAACGCGCTGGACGGCCTGGCCACAGATGTTTCCGCTGATGCCCGCAAGCTCGCCGAGGCGTTCTGGCCGGGGGGACTGACCCTGATCCTGCACGCCCAGCCGTCACTGGACTGGGACCTGGGCGAGACCCAGGGAACTGTGGCCCTACGTATGCCCGCCGACGAGGTGGCCCAGGAACTCCTGACGCTGACCGGTCCGCTGGCCGTGTCCTCCGCCAACCGGACCGGCCAGCCGCCGGCGCAGACCGCCGCGGAGGCACGTGCCCAGCTCGCGGAGTCCGTGGAGGTCTACCTCGAAGGCGGTTTCCGGCCGGTGGAAGGAACCGACGCCGTGCCCTCCACGATCGTGGATGCCACCGGGGCGCTCCTGCGCGTGGTGCGCAACGGCGCCGTGTCCCTGGAGCAACTCCGGGAGCACGTTCCGGGCGTCTTGGGTCTGGGCGAGATTCCGATGGCTGAGCCCGAGAAAGAATCTGAAGAAGTCGCTCTGCAGGCCGAATCAGCAGCTGAAGAGCCGGCAGCTGAAGAGCCGGCCGCTGAAAAAGCTGCCGACGAGCCGGCCGCGCCGGTTCGGGAGACTGACGGGTGAGCCTGGCACGCCAGCACATCCCCGTCCTGGGCGTGGACGCCACGCCGCTCAAGGTGGACGACCTGCTTGAGGTGCTGGCGGGGTTCGTCGACGACGGGACCAAGCGGACCGTCGTCGGACATAACTTGCACAGTGTCACGCTGACTCATTCCGACGCCGGCTTTCGTTCCGTTTATGAGGAGAGCGACGTGGTGCTCCTCGATGGGGCGCCGGTGCTCTGGCTGTGGAGCCGGACGGGGAATGCTGTGGGGCCGGTCATGGAGTACCGGCTGGGTTCCACGGACTGGTTGCCGTCCCTGGGCAGGGTTGCCGGCCTGAAGCGGATGGCGGTGGTTGGCGCCGGCGCCGAGGCGAACGCCTTGGCTGTCGAAAAGCTCCGGAGCATTGTTCCCGGTGCCACGGTAGCGGGCCTGCCCGGCGAAGGCTGGAACGACGACGTCGAAACGGCCGCTGTGCGCTGGCTCGCAGAGCAGCAACCCCAGCTAGTCCTGCTCGGGTTGGGCATGCCGTTGCAGGAATCAGTGCTGCAGCGCCGGCTCGGCACGCTCCCGCCAGCCATCTACTGCACCGTGGGCGGCGCGATCGAACAGCTGGCCGGAATCCAGAAACTTGCACCTCGATGGCTCGGGAGGCTCGGGCTGGAATGGGCATGGCGCCTGCTGCTGCATCCCCGCCGCGTGGCGTACCGCGTGTTTGGTGAGCCGTGGGTGCTGCTATGGCTGCTGGCCCGGCGCCGGCTACGGCGCGTGTCCTAGAACTTCTGGTCCTCCAGCGGCGCGAAGCCCTTGGCACGCAGTCCCTTCGAGAAGGAACTTGCCCAGGCGAGCAGTCCCTTCAGGTCACGGCGCTGCGCAAAATAGCCAAGATAGCCCCCGACGTCGGCCACCAGCGACTTAACTCGGAAATAGCGCCGGATCAGGTACCCGCGGTTGCGGTAGTAGTAGTAACGTTTGAACGCCGAATCCGGCACGATCACATGCCATCGTGCACCAAAGACGTGCTTCGTCTCGGAAAACGCATGCGGGTGGGTGATGGCGGTGGTGGTCACCGTGCCGAACCGGATGCCCGCCTTGCGGAGGCGGATGGTGAAGTCCACCTCGTCGCCGCGGATAAAGAGGCGCATGTCCGGCAGGCCCACCTTGAAGAACACGTCGGACCTGATCAGGGCACCGTTGAAGAAGTGTCCGTCGTTGGGTAGGAAACCTACTTTTTCCAGTTGGGCCCGGTCGTGGGTGACTTTCCCGTCCAGCCGGAAGAAGAAGGACAGCCGGTCGGGATGGCCCGGGGCAACCACCAGCGGGACCACGGCTTCAAGGTCGCGGGCCTCAGCCTCACGCAGCAGCGTGGCGAGGCATTCGGGATCTGCCGGCTCGGCGTCGTCGTCCATCATCCAGACCCATTTGGCACCGCTGGCCACCGCCTTCAGCGCGGCGAGGGCAAAGCCGCCTGCCCCGCCGAGGTTCGCTTCGGAACGGACGTAATCAACATTTGGGTGCCGCGCGGCAACATCGCGTGCGGGGTCCGTGCCGCTGTCGACAAGGCAGATGGTGTCCACTGCCGCGGACTGTGCATTAATGGCGTCCAGCAGGACGGACAGCTCTTTATGACGGTTAAATGTCACGGCGGCAACTGCAACCCGGACGGTCATGGGGATTCCTTTCAGCATGGCCTTCAGGGGATTCCCCGCTCGCAATGCGCCAGTGTGGCGCGAAGCCATGGAGCCGTTGGCGCTAGTATCTTGACTAGAGTCCACTGTAATACAGCCCTGTAAGGCACCAAGCACTGCCTGCTGCGCGCCCGGCGACGGAGAAGTTTCATTTATCGAAAGTCAGATTCCCCGCCAGTGAGCCCATCGATCGAGGACCACCTGTTCGGGCCGCTGTCCATGCCCGTGCGCACCCGCAGGGTTGCGCCGCACACCGACGAAACGGCCGCTATCGCATGATTATGTACCTGCTTATGGGGCTGACGGCTGCCGTCGTGTCCTACGGAGCCACCTGGGGTGCCCGCGTCATCGGGCACCGGCTTGAACTCCATGCCCCCATCCGCAGCCGTGACATGCATACGACGCCGGTGTCCCGGCTGGGAGGGGTGGCCATCTTCCTCGGCGTGCTGGTGGCCCTCCTCGTCGCCAGCCAGTCCTTCTTCGTCAAGGACATCTACCGGAACAACTTCTCGCCATGGGGCGTCCTGGCAGGCGCGGCCCTGATCGTGCTCGTGGGGATCGCGGACGACCTCCTGGACATCCGATGGTGGGTTAAGCTCATCGGCCAGAGCGCCGCAGCCCTGGTGGTGGCCATCTGGGGAGTCCGGATGACCATAGTCCCGTGGGTTCCGGAGCCGATCTACCTGGAGAACGAACTGCTCCGCGTCGTGCTGACGGCCGGGCTCATCGTCACCACCATGAACGCCTTCAACTTCATTGACGGCCTCGACGGGCTCGCCGCCGGTGTGGCCATCATCGGCGGAACTGCATTCTTCTTCACTGCGTACTGGGTGCACCGGAACGCCGTCCTGTTGGACTATTCGGACCTGGCAACCCTGCTCACCGCCGTCGTCGTTGGCAGTTGCATCGGCTTCCTGCCGCACAACTGGTTCCCGTCCAAGATCTTTATGGGCGATTCCGGTGCCATGCTGATCGGCCTGCTGATGGCAGCCGCCGGCATCGTCTCCACAGGCCAGATCACGTCAGGGCTGTACGACCGTGCCAACGGTATCTCCACAGTCATACCGATTCTGCTGCCCTTCGCCGTGCTGTTCCTGCCACTGCTTGACCTGGGCCTCGCCGTCGTCCGCCGGACAGCGCGGGGACGTTCGCCATGGTCCGCAGACCGCGGCCACCTCCACCACAAGCTGCTGGATATCGGTTACTCGCACCGGACGGCCGTGATCCTGATGTACCTCTGGACCGCCATCCTGTCCTTCGGGGGATTGGCCTTTGCAGTCTTCCCCTGGCAAGTTGTATTGGCCGCTGACATCTTCGCCACGCTTGTCATGGGCCTGATTACGGCCTGGCCTTACCTGCGCCGCCACAGTGACCCGTCGCCGGCGTAACGGCGTTCGGATTTATTTCTATCTCGTGTAGAATTCAGGGGCAGCCCAAGCTGCCCCTCCACCCAGCCCCAGGGCGCCGACGATTGGGATCTTATGACCTCCAACGCCGAACCCGGACGTTCGTCCGGCAGCGGACCCGTTGGTGTTTCCGGTCCCACGCGCTCGCTGTGGCTTCGCCTCCTCGCACTCAGTTCAGCTGCCGGTGCAGGCGCCCTGATTCTGGCGGGCATCCCGGCTGTGATCCTGAATGGCCCCAGCGGCGTCCTGTCCAGTACTTTGGGCGGCCTCCTGGTGATGCTCTTCTTCGCCATCAGTCTTCTCGTCGGCCACTTCATGGGGCGCAACAACCCCTCCGGTGCCATCGGAATGTTCGCGGCCACCTACTTTGTCAAGGTCGTGGGTTTCGCGGTTGTCCTGTTTGTGATCGGAGCACCTGCTTGGCTTCACGACCGATGGTTCCTGATTGGCGCCGTTGCCACTGTTGTCTTCTGGCAGGCTGCCGAAATCTATGGCTTCAGCAAGGCGCGCCTGCAGATTTACAACGACCCCGAGCCCAAGGAGCCGAACGATGCCTGATCGGAAACGAACAGCGAAAAACAGTTCCTCCGTGCCCAAGAACGCTGCGCCCACGCCGGGGGTGTCGGCCGAAAACAACGACGGCGGATACAACGCCGGAATGGCCGTCTTTAGCTACATTATTGGCGGAATCATCGTCTGGAGTTTGATAGGGTGGGGTCTGGATTATCTGTGGGGAACCCGCTGGATCGTGCTCGCAGGCGCTCTGCTTGGAGCTCTCGGAGGTTTCTATCTTTCCCACATGCATGGCCTTACCAGTTCCAGAACCACAGCCGGTAAGAGCAGCGCAGACAGCGGCCCGTCCGCGGACGGAAACACAAATGCCAAATAATTTCACAGGGGGAGCTGCGGAGCACAATTCCGCGGGTCCTCGACCAACGCCCAATGATGGACACTGCAGAGAGGAAACGCGTTGATCGCGCTTGCGCTCCCGGCCCAAGATTCAGGAGAGTTTAATCCTCCTGGAATTGAAGAAATGCACCTGCCGGCAATCCTGCCGTGGGGGGTGGCTGACGGATTCTCCAAGCAGATGCTGCTCGTAATCCTGTCGGTCG
It encodes:
- the thrC gene encoding threonine synthase, giving the protein MAHQWRGVIREYADRLPVTESTRVITLGEGGTPLVHAQKLSELTGSTVYLKVEGMNPTGSFKDRGMTMAMTAAVASGAKAVVCASTGNTSASAAAYATAAGLKCAVLVPEGKISMGKLSQAIAHGATLLQVDGNFDNCLDIARKLGESYPVFLVNSVNPARIQGQKTGAFEIVDSLGDAPDIHVLPVGNAGNITAYWKGYKEYSAPFESETAGTLPAVSTKTPQMWGFQAAGAAPFVAGHPITEPDTIATAIRIGNPASWDGAIAARDESGGFIDAVTDEQILDAHRWLSAREGVFVEPGSAAGVAGLLKKHAAGEVPTGKTIVITVTGHGLKDPQWALRTEDGSEVQPVKVSNDVVTVAAELGLEEK
- a CDS encoding homoserine dehydrogenase, with product MTELRTLKVALLGCGNVGAQVARILIEDADALAARTGARLQLSGIAVRNVNAKRDVDLPQDLFTTDADTLVKDADLVIELMGGIEPARTLILSALRNGACVVTGNKALLAQDGPTLYEEADKAGVQLSYEAAVAGAIPILRLIRDSLAGDRITRVLGIVNGTTNFILDQMDSTGAQFADALAEAQRLGYAEADPTADVEGHDAASKAAILASLSFHTRFALENVHCEGITSVSAADIAAAKDAGFVIKLLAIAEKLTDADGGEGVSVRVHPTLLPREHPLAAVRGAFNAVFIEAENAGELMFYGQGAGGTPTASAVLGDLVSAARRIVLGGPGRTETTTGHVPALPIDSAITSYYIGLDVADQPGVLARIAQLFAEHGVSIEIMRQTIHRDAESNVESAELRIVTHRASEAALAATVEAVKGLDVINSVTSVLRVEGV
- the rho gene encoding transcription termination factor Rho, producing MTETTELSSAVEPSTSAAGSSTAAPAKSSGLAGLKLAQLQALASQLGISGGSRMRKGDLVTAISAHRAGTSASKAPAKAAEKATENHVAPAAAAPVAAASETSEAPAAEGTRARGRGRSRRAVSDGVVAAPAAATATEAPAAAPVEAPASAPVEAGAAAEGERRQPRTRNRRRGDAAATSTQAEATEAPAEQPAAEQRQADRTETQRAESQRTETQGAESGDGQRADRRESGRTRGARDTTARDTTARETTARDTTARDTTARDTTARETTARETTDGGRDNAGSRDAGQRDGARRDDSRDNTRDNDDSDGGSRRNRRNRRDRNDRNDRSDRSGGGQDSRDNSRNDRFRDRNDRRRGRTQGPDVDDVEVTEDDVLLPVAGILDVLENYAFIRTSGYLPGPNDVYVSLAQVKKYNLRKGDACVGAIRAPREGEDRSQQTARQKFNALVRVTSVNGKTPEELKDRVEFAKLVPLYPSERLRLETDPKKIGPRVIDLVAPIGKGQRGLIVSPPKAGKTLILQSIANAITTNNPEVHLMMVLVDERPEEVTDMQRTVKGEVIASTFDRPADDHTTVAELSIERAKRLVEMGMDVVVLLDSMTRLGRAYNLAAPASGRILSGGVDSAALYPPKRFFGAARNIENGGSLTILATALVETGSKMDEVIFEEFKGTGNMELRLSRQLADKRIFPAVDVNASGTRREENLLSPEEVKIMWKLRRVLSGLETQQSLELLTNKIRETQSNVEFLMQVQKTTLGAKSDNDK
- the thrB gene encoding homoserine kinase, which encodes MKTTSPTAVDLPVIEAGQRVTVRVPATSANLGPGYDSLGLALALHDTLTVESLESAELVFELSGEGADTLPQDASHLVVRAMEAAFSRLGYRHGGLRITATNVNPHGRGLGSSASAVVAAVSAANAMVPEAARRGRDWILQLTSEMEGHPDNVAPAIFGGLALSWQDSDRYSSTCATVAGSVIPIVAVPDFELSTEAARALLPASVGHHAAAMNSGRAALLIHALTQKPEFLHAGTEDYLHQSYRAEAMPPSASLIRALRNSGHAAVVSGAGPTVLVLADGEAEAAEVLGFIESFTEANTPGIGWRVLKLAVDVEGAKVDLHRR